One window from the genome of Spirosoma rhododendri encodes:
- a CDS encoding ligand-binding sensor domain-containing protein: protein MIPHHRLITITLCMLVAVFAHGQHSLRQNSLRQPPPGQSPLGQSPLRFEHLSTAQGLSSNTIFSIYQDRDGFMWFGTGDGLNRYDGYTFTVYKPDPADPNNHMAHNNIWDMLESRSGEIWFVTPGGGLHRLDKRTGRVNFFRVERAGSGQVAAYDICYTLIEDRQGYLWIGSEGGLARFNPRTKQYRLYSVPVARGADGRVWSIQEDRFGTLWVGTATGLFTMNRQTGKFSPFYFGPDPAKPQPRIESMYLAADNSLWLAAFNDGLYQLRPGKKPSPGRDEALTTYAPTGRKYLPNREIMPKGLGENEHHDLMVGTLSGLVQLDPASGKTITYRPNPSIPGSLSHEVVWALLADRRGSFWIGSANGIDHYSTLTPRFEFYQPIPDHNATPRVENNITMLSADRRGRSGSTTPPMTTSGRYPA from the coding sequence ATGATTCCACACCACCGATTAATTACCATTACGCTGTGCATGCTTGTCGCTGTGTTTGCCCACGGGCAGCATTCACTGCGACAGAATTCACTGCGACAGCCTCCGCCGGGGCAATCCCCGTTAGGGCAATCTCCGCTTCGGTTCGAGCACCTCAGCACAGCGCAGGGGCTATCCAGCAACACAATTTTCAGCATCTACCAGGACCGGGACGGGTTCATGTGGTTCGGCACCGGCGACGGCCTGAATCGGTACGACGGCTACACGTTCACCGTCTACAAACCCGACCCCGCCGACCCGAACAACCACATGGCGCACAACAACATCTGGGACATGCTGGAATCGCGGTCGGGCGAAATCTGGTTTGTCACGCCCGGCGGTGGGCTGCACCGGCTCGATAAGCGCACGGGCCGGGTGAATTTCTTTCGGGTGGAGCGGGCCGGGTCGGGTCAGGTTGCGGCTTACGACATCTGCTACACCCTGATCGAAGACAGGCAGGGCTATCTCTGGATTGGTTCGGAAGGTGGGCTGGCCCGCTTCAATCCCCGCACCAAACAATACCGGCTCTACAGCGTACCGGTTGCGCGCGGTGCCGACGGGCGGGTATGGTCGATTCAGGAAGATCGGTTTGGTACGTTGTGGGTAGGCACCGCCACCGGCCTGTTTACCATGAACCGACAAACGGGGAAGTTCAGCCCGTTTTATTTTGGCCCCGACCCCGCCAAACCACAGCCCCGGATCGAGTCGATGTACCTCGCGGCCGACAATAGCCTGTGGCTGGCGGCTTTTAACGACGGGCTTTACCAGCTGCGGCCCGGAAAAAAGCCATCGCCCGGCCGCGACGAGGCCCTGACCACCTACGCACCAACCGGCAGGAAGTACCTGCCCAACCGGGAAATAATGCCCAAAGGGCTGGGCGAAAACGAACACCACGACCTGATGGTGGGTACCCTGTCGGGGCTGGTACAGCTCGACCCGGCTTCCGGCAAAACCATTACCTACCGGCCCAACCCGTCGATTCCCGGTTCGCTGAGCCACGAGGTTGTCTGGGCGCTGCTGGCCGACCGGCGGGGGTCGTTCTGGATCGGGAGCGCCAACGGCATCGACCATTATTCCACGCTGACGCCCCGGTTTGAATTTTATCAGCCCATTCCAGACCATAATGCTACGCCCAGAGTTGAAAACAATATCACGATGCTATCGGCCGACCGGCGGGGGCGCTCTGGTTCAACAACGCCACCAATGACTACATCGGGAAGGTATCCCGCCTGA
- a CDS encoding response regulator, whose amino-acid sequence MKASSLLILIVDDEPPVIDVLRRVGKKHFPEAAFISTNSPQETLTYLEDATQAKPDLILLDIDLHSTINGLELLPQIRERTRMLTPVIMFSTSDTQPNITQAYTHGASAYTRKPYDLDGWNDYVKLLRDYWFRMSLLPGRPKTSHPD is encoded by the coding sequence GCTTCTTCGCTATTAATCCTGATTGTTGACGACGAGCCACCGGTTATCGATGTGCTCCGGCGTGTTGGGAAAAAACATTTCCCGGAAGCTGCGTTTATCAGCACCAATTCGCCACAGGAAACCCTGACTTATCTGGAAGATGCCACGCAGGCCAAGCCTGATCTGATTCTGCTCGATATCGACCTGCACAGCACCATCAACGGGCTTGAACTGCTGCCGCAGATTCGGGAACGCACCCGGATGCTGACGCCCGTAATCATGTTTTCCACCTCCGACACCCAGCCCAACATCACCCAGGCATACACGCATGGGGCGTCGGCCTACACCCGCAAACCCTACGATCTGGATGGGTGGAACGATTACGTAAAACTACTGCGCGACTATTGGTTTCGGATGTCGCTGTTACCCGGTCGGCCGAAAACTTCCCACCCCGACTGA
- a CDS encoding aldo/keto reductase has protein sequence MTTNSQTTPTQHTWAQQNLPDIGLGGVAIGNEFEYVSDEAAHKTLEAAWNAGVRYYDVSPWYGLGLAERRYGQFLHNQNRDDYYISSKVGKLLRASKHSKGAEYYPHAHSPNDVIFDYTADGVRRSIEDSLQRLGIDSIDVVFVHDLSPDNKLLPTDWLEQFAIAEKGAFPELTKMRDEGIIKGWGLGVNCPEPILKAIDVADPDVFLLASQYSLIDHENALKNVFPKVRERNIALVMGSNLNAGFLSGSDRYNYDQKKPIEQKNLDKRDKLQAIAKQFDVDLRTASLQFALFPDVAVSVIPGARTPEQVTENVESLKVSIPDGFWQALKEQQLIDADAPTRRM, from the coding sequence ATGACAACGAATAGCCAAACAACCCCGACGCAACACACCTGGGCGCAGCAAAACCTGCCCGACATTGGCCTGGGTGGGGTCGCGATCGGTAACGAATTTGAATACGTCTCCGACGAGGCCGCCCACAAAACCCTCGAAGCCGCCTGGAACGCCGGAGTGCGCTACTACGACGTATCGCCCTGGTACGGGCTGGGCCTTGCCGAACGACGATACGGGCAGTTTCTGCACAACCAGAACCGCGACGACTATTACATTTCCTCAAAAGTGGGCAAGCTGCTCCGGGCCAGCAAACACAGCAAAGGCGCGGAATACTACCCCCACGCACATTCGCCCAACGACGTTATTTTCGACTACACGGCCGATGGTGTCCGCCGGTCGATCGAAGACAGTTTGCAACGGCTGGGCATCGACAGCATCGACGTCGTGTTTGTGCATGATCTCTCGCCCGACAACAAGCTGCTGCCAACGGATTGGCTGGAGCAGTTTGCCATCGCCGAGAAAGGGGCGTTTCCCGAACTGACTAAAATGCGCGATGAAGGCATCATCAAAGGCTGGGGGCTGGGTGTCAACTGCCCCGAACCCATTCTGAAAGCCATCGACGTGGCCGACCCCGATGTGTTTCTGCTGGCGTCGCAATACTCGCTGATCGACCACGAGAACGCGCTGAAAAACGTATTTCCGAAAGTCCGGGAACGCAATATCGCCCTGGTCATGGGCTCGAACCTGAATGCGGGTTTCCTGTCGGGCAGCGACCGCTACAACTACGATCAGAAAAAGCCGATTGAGCAGAAGAACCTTGACAAGCGCGACAAGCTACAGGCCATCGCCAAACAGTTTGACGTCGATCTGCGGACGGCTTCCCTGCAATTCGCCCTGTTCCCCGATGTGGCCGTGTCGGTGATTCCCGGCGCGCGCACGCCCGAGCAGGTAACGGAAAACGTCGAATCACTCAAGGTATCTATTCCCGACGGCTTCTGGCAGGCCCTGAAAGAACAGCAGCTGATCGACGCCGATGCACCGACACGGCGGATGTGA
- a CDS encoding response regulator: MEQEYPFVILVIDDEPPISDVLTHVAKDSFPEAVFINVRSAGETMDYLDQHPNNLPQLVLLDIDLHQYPNGLDLLPELHARFRGLVPIVMLTVSQEQDAIRKAIVSGAVAFTRKPDDLAGWKAYATMLRQYWYQTARVPTREDVD; the protein is encoded by the coding sequence ATGGAACAGGAATACCCCTTTGTAATTCTGGTTATTGATGACGAACCCCCCATAAGCGACGTACTTACCCATGTGGCAAAAGATTCGTTTCCGGAGGCTGTGTTCATTAATGTACGGTCGGCCGGGGAAACGATGGACTATCTCGATCAGCACCCGAACAACCTGCCCCAACTGGTATTGCTTGATATCGATCTGCACCAATATCCGAATGGCCTGGACCTGCTGCCTGAGCTGCACGCGCGGTTCAGAGGGTTAGTGCCCATCGTTATGCTGACTGTTTCGCAGGAGCAGGACGCCATTCGCAAAGCGATAGTCTCTGGAGCGGTTGCTTTTACCCGTAAACCCGACGATCTGGCAGGGTGGAAAGCCTATGCCACCATGCTGCGGCAGTACTGGTACCAGACGGCCCGCGTTCCGACACGCGAAGATGTTGACTAG
- a CDS encoding alpha/beta hydrolase family protein, whose amino-acid sequence MSRLLLLLLLGLTGTVLAQTSEPIHYVITQPAGVSLTLDGTLTLPANATGPVPVVLLIAGSGPTDRDSNSPVPVGGKTVQGSPFRMLADSLSRQGVAVARYDKRYSGTNAMVAVMKIKQDQHRFDYYVSDAVGLIRQLQADKRFSRVVVAGHSEGSLVGMLAATQTNADAFVSLAGSGHNIADVLKLQLAKLPDSQRDRAYRDLDSLRAGQTVKEPPMLVASFFAPSVQPYLMSWMKYDPAIEIMKFRGPVLLINGKRDLQSGVTEADALKAARPDARLLLYPNMTHMLKDAAGESTPDNFKTYHDPSLPLTPGLATAIAQFVRGN is encoded by the coding sequence ATGTCCCGCCTGCTCCTCCTTTTGCTACTCGGCCTGACCGGCACCGTGCTGGCCCAGACCAGCGAACCGATTCACTATGTCATCACTCAGCCCGCCGGTGTCAGCCTGACCCTCGACGGAACGCTGACGCTACCCGCCAATGCCACAGGTCCCGTGCCGGTGGTGCTGCTCATTGCGGGGTCCGGCCCCACCGACCGAGACAGTAACTCGCCGGTGCCCGTTGGCGGTAAAACCGTGCAGGGTAGTCCGTTTCGTATGCTAGCTGATAGCCTGTCGCGGCAGGGCGTGGCCGTGGCCCGGTACGACAAGCGGTATTCGGGGACTAACGCGATGGTTGCCGTGATGAAGATAAAACAGGACCAACATCGGTTTGATTACTACGTCAGCGATGCTGTGGGCCTTATTCGGCAGTTGCAGGCCGACAAGCGGTTTTCGCGGGTGGTGGTGGCGGGGCATAGCGAAGGCTCACTGGTGGGTATGCTGGCGGCTACCCAAACTAACGCCGACGCCTTTGTATCGCTGGCGGGGTCGGGGCATAACATCGCCGATGTGCTGAAACTGCAACTGGCGAAGTTACCCGATAGTCAGCGCGACCGGGCTTACCGCGACCTCGACTCGCTGCGGGCGGGGCAGACCGTCAAGGAGCCGCCCATGTTGGTGGCCTCGTTCTTTGCGCCCTCGGTTCAGCCGTACCTGATGTCGTGGATGAAGTATGACCCGGCGATTGAGATTATGAAGTTTCGTGGGCCGGTGCTGCTGATAAACGGAAAGCGCGACCTGCAATCGGGCGTGACCGAGGCCGACGCACTCAAAGCCGCCCGGCCCGACGCCCGGCTGCTGCTGTACCCCAATATGACGCATATGCTGAAAGACGCGGCTGGCGAATCGACGCCCGACAATTTTAAAACGTACCACGATCCCAGTCTGCCGCTAACACCCGGTCTTGCTACAGCTATCGCGCAGTTTGTTCGGGGGAATTGA
- a CDS encoding glycosyltransferase family protein: MEHSLSLRTDDARTNRLLLIAFVVQLVFCLTQVGFLHPDQHFQLIEFSSWQLGEPSGAGSVWELKSHIRPTVQVYIFSGFVVLCRTVGITDAYTQLTILRVLFGMGVLLVFNRLALHYFRSDRKALFWVLLLLNFSWSLPYVRTLFSSELASSVVFFGAILIYERRRERVGAVFLVGLLFSLAFYLRFQMAFGLVGFGLWLLMIEKGYSRLLPMAAGFVLGVLINTALDYQFYHQLVYTPYDYFRVNILEGKAAEFGTAPFYWYIVMLALVVGAPPVSLVLFYYSLKSSPAHLRQPLLWVVAFFVLGHCLVGHKEERFLFPVINAMPIIAGWGLPAFSAYYQRASAGIRLTIRGVIYVSVALNVLILVLFLILNPYYQLIEFGRKLNNRFSGETATIYCLHRTPFETESHLPLTFYRKSVPNLTLVPVQTIDSVRYLNHAWLATTYNDAKGRMGLLDSLGYKPQLYSSTPLWQVNTRLDANKANTINEIWVLYRKE; the protein is encoded by the coding sequence ATGGAACATAGCCTATCACTACGCACCGACGATGCGCGGACCAATCGGCTCCTGTTGATCGCCTTCGTTGTGCAGCTGGTGTTTTGCCTGACGCAGGTCGGGTTCCTGCACCCCGATCAGCATTTTCAACTCATCGAATTTTCGTCGTGGCAGCTAGGCGAACCCTCCGGGGCGGGTAGTGTCTGGGAACTGAAAAGCCACATCCGGCCCACAGTACAGGTCTATATCTTTTCGGGCTTCGTCGTGCTGTGCCGCACTGTCGGCATCACCGACGCCTACACGCAGCTGACCATCCTGCGGGTGCTGTTTGGCATGGGGGTGCTGCTGGTGTTCAACCGGCTGGCCCTGCACTATTTTCGCTCCGACCGGAAGGCGCTGTTCTGGGTGCTGTTACTGCTCAATTTCTCGTGGTCGCTGCCCTACGTCCGCACGCTGTTCAGTTCCGAACTGGCGTCGTCGGTCGTGTTTTTCGGCGCTATTCTGATCTATGAACGTCGGCGTGAGCGGGTCGGGGCGGTGTTTCTGGTGGGGTTGCTGTTCAGTCTGGCGTTTTACCTGCGCTTTCAGATGGCCTTCGGCCTGGTCGGTTTTGGGCTGTGGCTGCTGATGATCGAAAAAGGATACAGCCGACTACTGCCGATGGCGGCTGGGTTCGTCCTCGGCGTACTGATCAACACGGCGCTCGACTACCAGTTTTACCACCAGCTCGTCTACACGCCGTACGATTACTTCCGGGTCAACATCCTCGAAGGCAAAGCCGCTGAGTTTGGTACGGCTCCGTTTTACTGGTATATCGTCATGCTGGCACTGGTGGTCGGTGCGCCCCCGGTCAGCCTGGTTCTGTTTTACTACAGCCTGAAAAGCAGCCCGGCGCACCTGCGGCAGCCGCTGCTCTGGGTTGTGGCTTTTTTCGTGCTGGGTCACTGCCTGGTTGGCCACAAAGAAGAGCGGTTTCTGTTTCCGGTGATCAATGCGATGCCCATTATCGCGGGGTGGGGGTTGCCTGCGTTCAGTGCCTACTACCAACGCGCGAGCGCCGGTATTCGCCTGACGATACGGGGTGTTATTTATGTCAGCGTCGCGCTAAACGTGCTGATCCTGGTGCTGTTTCTGATCCTGAATCCGTACTACCAGCTGATCGAGTTTGGGCGGAAGCTGAACAACCGCTTTTCGGGCGAAACCGCGACGATTTACTGCCTCCATCGCACGCCGTTTGAAACGGAAAGCCACCTGCCGCTGACGTTTTACCGGAAAAGCGTACCGAACCTGACGCTGGTACCGGTGCAAACGATCGACTCCGTCCGGTATTTGAACCACGCCTGGCTGGCAACAACCTACAACGACGCGAAAGGACGTATGGGACTTTTGGATAGCCTGGGGTATAAACCGCAGCTGTATTCGTCGACGCCCTTGTGGCAGGTAAATACGCGGCTGGACGCGAATAAGGCCAATACGATCAACGAAATATGGGTGCTTTATCGGAAAGAATAA
- a CDS encoding autorepressor SdpR family transcription factor, whose protein sequence is MNLLFKALNDPTRRQILDLLRTGDLNAGEIAEQFAMSKPSISHHLDLLRQAGLVESVKQGQFITYSLNTTVLDELLGWLLSFQQPTPVASENESNRSVNQ, encoded by the coding sequence ATGAACCTGCTTTTCAAAGCTCTCAACGACCCAACCCGGCGGCAGATTCTCGATCTGCTGCGGACGGGTGATCTAAACGCCGGTGAAATCGCTGAGCAGTTCGCTATGTCGAAGCCCAGTATTTCGCACCACCTCGATTTGTTGCGGCAGGCCGGGTTGGTGGAGTCGGTGAAGCAGGGGCAGTTTATCACGTATTCGCTCAACACCACCGTGCTCGATGAACTGCTGGGCTGGCTGCTCAGCTTCCAGCAACCCACCCCCGTCGCGTCCGAAAACGAATCAAACCGTTCTGTAAACCAATAA
- a CDS encoding SdpI family protein: protein MNTKTTSAEWMILAPCLLALGYVALIWNQLPATIVSHYGLSGKPDGWMPKENALLILTVATGLTYLLLRFLPRIDPKGRTQSALFLRIRFVVSLLLAATLTGLFYRATPTGGSRPGVGGLLALTCVAVAVLGNYMTTLRPNWVIGIRTPWTLANDRVWTRTHRLGGRLMVVGGLLGALLALLVPAPYTVGAVVAALLVVSLIPVVYSYVYFRQEKAHQSLS from the coding sequence ATGAACACGAAAACTACCTCCGCCGAGTGGATGATTCTGGCTCCCTGCCTGTTGGCACTCGGCTACGTTGCCCTGATCTGGAATCAACTGCCTGCGACGATAGTATCGCACTACGGCCTGTCGGGTAAGCCAGACGGCTGGATGCCGAAAGAAAACGCATTGCTGATTCTGACCGTCGCGACGGGGCTTACGTACCTGCTACTGCGTTTCTTACCGCGCATCGACCCGAAGGGCCGGACGCAATCAGCCTTATTTCTACGAATTCGGTTCGTTGTCAGTCTGCTGCTGGCGGCCACGTTGACGGGACTGTTTTACAGGGCGACTCCTACCGGCGGTTCGCGGCCGGGGGTGGGCGGTCTGCTGGCCCTGACTTGTGTGGCGGTGGCTGTACTCGGCAATTACATGACGACCCTCAGACCCAACTGGGTAATCGGTATCCGAACGCCCTGGACGCTGGCAAACGACCGGGTCTGGACACGTACGCACCGGCTGGGCGGTCGGCTGATGGTGGTGGGTGGGTTGCTTGGTGCCCTGCTGGCCCTGCTTGTTCCTGCTCCGTACACGGTCGGGGCGGTCGTAGCTGCGCTCCTGGTCGTATCACTGATTCCCGTTGTGTATTCTTACGTTTACTTCCGGCAGGAAAAAGCGCACCAATCACTATCGTAA
- a CDS encoding sensor histidine kinase gives MAVPTGLRTLDAMGQLRHYPVGFTITSIDDDGQGKLWIAGQGKLAHFDPANGQYTLFQIDRSNPFGKGGGQVSDVLVTRSGDVWVTAGGVGACKLDPRSGRFTSYHPPHSGDKKIFYSRDVVALCETNDGAIWMATNIGGIFRVDPKTADVSTFTVHNGLPDNHIVALTTDQMGMLWLATNDKLCRLDPLTRQLRVFDEHDGLLGQSFTGACTSAPTGELAFGCTNGLVVFRPSDMASNTFVPPVYITRVRVQDSTRLFPTQPLTLSYRDNVISFDFVGLNYIAPEKNQYTYQLEGVNSGWVNCGTQRSATYSFLAPGTYVFRVKASNNDGLYNQQGASIQLTVLPPWWRAPWAYILYAILAALVVWALVRYRSRQLRKANQLLERNVALRTEEVIRQKLEIETQRNNLADTLTELRDTQHQLIQREKLASLGELTAGIAHEIQNPLNFVNNFSDLSVDVVTELEDEQKRQQRDADLENELLDTLKQNLQKISHHGNRASSIVQGMLEHSRMGSGERYPVDLNALVDEYIRLAYYGQRVRNPLFTCALVQKLQPDLGKVDLVGQDISRVLLNLFNNAFYAVNQRLKQANDDFKPTVTVQTRIVDKAVEIQVSDNGTGISDTMQQKIFQPFFTTKPSGEGTGLGLSLSYDIIKAHGGSLTVESREGEGCTFIIRLPNGG, from the coding sequence ATGGCCGTCCCGACGGGCCTGCGCACGCTGGACGCAATGGGTCAGCTTCGGCACTATCCGGTCGGTTTTACGATCACCAGCATCGACGACGACGGACAGGGGAAGCTGTGGATAGCCGGTCAGGGGAAGCTGGCCCATTTCGACCCGGCCAACGGCCAGTATACGCTTTTCCAGATCGACAGGAGTAACCCCTTCGGAAAAGGGGGCGGGCAGGTCAGCGACGTGCTGGTGACCCGCTCGGGGGATGTCTGGGTAACGGCCGGGGGCGTAGGGGCCTGTAAACTAGACCCCCGGTCGGGCCGGTTTACGAGCTACCACCCTCCACACTCCGGCGACAAGAAAATTTTCTACAGCCGCGACGTAGTAGCCCTCTGCGAAACCAACGACGGTGCGATCTGGATGGCGACCAATATCGGCGGCATCTTCCGTGTCGATCCCAAAACGGCGGACGTATCGACGTTTACTGTTCACAACGGTCTGCCCGACAACCACATCGTTGCCCTGACTACCGATCAGATGGGTATGCTCTGGCTGGCGACCAACGACAAATTATGTCGGCTGGACCCGCTGACGCGCCAGCTCCGGGTGTTCGACGAACACGACGGGCTGCTAGGGCAAAGCTTTACGGGGGCCTGCACCTCCGCGCCGACCGGCGAACTGGCCTTTGGCTGCACAAACGGGCTGGTGGTGTTTCGCCCATCCGACATGGCAAGCAATACCTTCGTGCCCCCCGTCTACATCACGCGGGTACGGGTGCAGGACTCGACCCGTTTGTTTCCAACGCAGCCCCTGACGCTGAGCTACCGCGATAACGTAATCTCGTTCGACTTTGTGGGCCTGAACTACATTGCCCCGGAGAAAAACCAGTATACCTACCAGCTCGAAGGCGTCAACAGCGGGTGGGTCAATTGCGGCACGCAGCGGTCGGCAACCTATTCATTTCTGGCACCGGGCACCTACGTTTTTCGGGTGAAAGCGTCGAACAACGACGGGCTGTACAACCAGCAGGGTGCTTCGATTCAACTGACCGTATTGCCGCCCTGGTGGCGCGCCCCGTGGGCCTACATCCTCTATGCGATACTGGCCGCGCTGGTCGTTTGGGCACTGGTGCGGTACCGGTCGCGGCAGCTTCGGAAAGCCAATCAATTGCTGGAACGTAACGTAGCCCTGCGGACGGAAGAAGTAATCCGGCAAAAACTGGAGATCGAAACGCAGCGTAACAACCTCGCCGATACCCTCACCGAACTCCGGGACACGCAGCATCAGCTCATTCAGCGCGAAAAACTCGCCAGCCTCGGCGAACTGACAGCGGGTATCGCCCACGAAATTCAGAACCCGCTCAACTTCGTCAATAACTTCTCCGACCTGTCGGTCGATGTGGTGACGGAACTGGAGGATGAGCAGAAACGACAGCAGCGCGATGCAGACTTGGAAAACGAATTACTCGACACGTTAAAGCAAAACCTGCAAAAGATCAGCCACCACGGCAACCGGGCGTCAAGTATCGTGCAGGGTATGCTCGAACACAGCCGAATGGGTAGTGGCGAGCGATACCCCGTCGATCTGAACGCACTGGTCGATGAATACATTCGCCTGGCCTACTATGGGCAGCGGGTTAGAAATCCGCTGTTTACCTGCGCGCTGGTACAGAAACTCCAGCCCGATTTGGGTAAGGTCGACCTGGTGGGGCAGGACATTAGCCGGGTGCTCCTCAACCTGTTCAACAACGCGTTTTACGCCGTCAATCAGCGCCTAAAGCAAGCCAATGATGATTTCAAACCAACCGTGACCGTGCAGACCCGTATCGTCGACAAAGCGGTAGAGATTCAGGTGAGCGACAATGGTACAGGCATTTCCGATACTATGCAGCAAAAGATTTTTCAGCCGTTTTTCACGACTAAGCCAAGCGGAGAAGGCACCGGGCTG